The nucleotide sequence GTTTGTGAACTGAGTTGTTTTTTCAACCAGGCATCATAACCCGCTCTATTAAGCGTCACCTCTTTATTGCCCTCTTTGACTGGCAGTTGGAACTGTTTGGGCAAAGCTAACGTGCCTTGTCTTAAAGGATCGGTTATGAGAAAAGCCCCCATATCACAGTGACGCTTGAGATCAGACAATGGTGCAAGGCAGGCTTCATTGAAGTTACTGCCGTCGCTGATTATCCAGATTAAAGAGCCGGGTTTTGCGATGCGCCTTAGTCGCTGACATGCACGAAACAGATGTTCTGGTTCAGCTTGATACTCTGAAAGTTGACTCAACTGTTTTTCATGTAACGATTTGATCCCTGAGATAAGCTGCAAGATGCCTTGTTGACGGCTTCTGGGTTTTAACTCCAGATGTTCTTTCTCTGTGGCAATCAGGGCACCGAGTCGATCGCCATGTTGAATCGCACTCCAGCCTAACGTGGTGGCTAAGTGTGCGGCTTGTACTGATTGAAGTAATAAGCTTGAACCAAAATAGAGGCTGTGGCTAAGATCCAGTAAGATAAGTACCGGACGTTCACGCTCCTCTACAAATAACTTAGTGTGCACCTTGCCTGTTCGAGCAGTGACTCGCCAGTCAATGGTTCGCACATCATCACCAGGTTGATAATGACGCACCTCTGCGAACTCCATTCCCCGACCTTTGATTAAGCTGGCTCTGTGGCCCGCTAAATTAGCACGCGCCTTAGATCTCTTTTCTGGTAAAGCTCTGGCGATGGTTTGACAAGCCAACAGCTCTTTTTGTGTCAGGTTAACCCCGTCAGAAAAAAGCGGTAGTCTAGTATCGGCCATTTAAGGTACCGCAACTTGAGATAGAATATGGTTAATCACATGATCGCTGGTGATACCTTCAGCTTGTGCCTGATAGCTCAATAGCAGTCGGTGTCTTAATACGTTAGGTGCAACGGCTTGAATATCTTCAGGTGACACAAAATCACGTTCATATAACCAGGCACGGGCACGGGCACAGCGCTCAAGAGCTAAGCTTGCACGTGGACTGACGCCATATTCGAGCCAAGAGGCTAGCTCATCACTGAATTTTTGTGGTTGACGCGTTGCCATAATAATATTGACGATGTAATGTTCAAGAGGTTCAGCAAGATAAAGTTCAAGAGACTCTTCACGGGCCTCAAAAATATCTTTCTGAATAATAGGCTCAACGGTGGGCGCATCTTGTTTAAGTGCTTCCTTGCGAGACATACGCATGATTTGAAGTTCTGTCTCAGCACTGGGGTAATCAAGATTAAGATGCATTAAAAAACGATCCAACTGAGCCTCGGGGAGAGGGTAGGTGCCTTCGTTCTCTAATGGGTTCTGAGTGGCCATCACTAAAAAGAGCTCAGGTAGTTTGTAACTGTTCTTTCCTACTGTGACCTGACCCTCTGCCATCGCTTCAAGCAGTGCCGATTGCACTTTTGCTGGAGCCCTGTTGATCTCATCGGCCAAGATAAGATTATGGAAGATAGGACCCGGTTCAAATTCGAAACTTGAAGTCTGGGCACGATAGATATCAGTACCAGTGAGATCCGCTGGCAATAGATCTGGGGTGAATTGAATCCGATGAAAATCCCCTTCGACACCATCACAAAGTGCTTTTACAGCACGGGTTTTAGCCAAACCTGGTGGCCCCTCAACCAGTAAGTGCCCATCAGCTATCAATGCTATTAGTAGGTTTTCGGTCAGGATGGGTTGTCCTAAAATGACCTTATTCAGGTATTCGCGTAATGCGTGAAATCGACTCAAAGGCATGATGATACTCGGTTATTTTAGTTTGTTTGGTTATAGACCATTAACATGGTAAAAAATTCCCATAGGGTTTGGCTAGTGCCAATTTACCATTTGTGTAAAAAGTGGTCATTATTGTATGGCTTATATAAACGCCAGTTTGTCGTTTGAGCTACATTTACATATTTTTTATAGGTTTAAATAGAACCATGGAGCTTCAGATAAGCTTCATTAAACATTGTTAATCCAGACTTTTATATATTTATTTTAAATGAAAACCAAACAAGTGTTTAAAACTTTATCGTAAGAAGTTAGAATCAGATCACATTTTAATGGTCAGACCTGTTATAAAGGATATCCGTTTATTGGGTCGGTTCGTTAATAGCCGCAGGGACATAATATCGTCGGCCGCTGAAACAGCGAGACGTATAAGAAGAGGGTGAAAAATGAGTCACAGACAACAGGTAACGAACGCTAAGGGCGATCGTATTGCGATAGTAACCGGGCTTAGAACGCCTTTTGCGAAGCAAGCCACCGCATTTCATGGTGTATCAGCATTAGATATGGGCAAGATGGTTGTCAATGAACTGCTTTCACGCTCAGAACTTGATCCTAAAGAGATACAACAACTAGTCTATGGACAAGTGGTGTTGATGCCTGCTGCACCCAATATTGCTCGTGAAATCGTGCTAGGCACGGGGATGGATGTCACCACCGATGCTTATAGTGTTACCCGTGCTTGCGCCACCAGTTTCCAGTCAACGGTGAATATAGCCGAATCGATTATGACAGGTAATATTGATATCGGCATTGCAGGTGGTGCAGATTCATCCTCTGTTGTGCCCATCGGAGTGTCAAAGAGGCTGGCCATTGCCTTGGTCGATCTTAATAAGGCGCGTACATTTAGCCAAAAATTGGCAATTTTCCGTCGTCTTGGATTAAAAGATCTTCTGCCCGTCCCACCAGCTGTTGCTGAGTTTTCAACTGGGCTGTCCATGGGGCAGACTGCTGAGCAGATGGCGAAAACCTACAACATTAGCCGCGCCGATCAAGATGCATTAGCGCATCGTTCTCACACACTAGCGACTGAAACCTGGAATGCGGGTCATCTGGCTCAAGAGGTGATGACGGCTCATGTTCCGCCTTATAA is from Shewanella sp. MTB7 and encodes:
- a CDS encoding DUF58 domain-containing protein produces the protein MADTRLPLFSDGVNLTQKELLACQTIARALPEKRSKARANLAGHRASLIKGRGMEFAEVRHYQPGDDVRTIDWRVTARTGKVHTKLFVEERERPVLILLDLSHSLYFGSSLLLQSVQAAHLATTLGWSAIQHGDRLGALIATEKEHLELKPRSRQQGILQLISGIKSLHEKQLSQLSEYQAEPEHLFRACQRLRRIAKPGSLIWIISDGSNFNEACLAPLSDLKRHCDMGAFLITDPLRQGTLALPKQFQLPVKEGNKEVTLNRAGYDAWLKKQLSSQTHFTDMMQKLNVQTRFIDAGKSLNDQLGALR
- a CDS encoding AAA family ATPase, encoding MPLSRFHALREYLNKVILGQPILTENLLIALIADGHLLVEGPPGLAKTRAVKALCDGVEGDFHRIQFTPDLLPADLTGTDIYRAQTSSFEFEPGPIFHNLILADEINRAPAKVQSALLEAMAEGQVTVGKNSYKLPELFLVMATQNPLENEGTYPLPEAQLDRFLMHLNLDYPSAETELQIMRMSRKEALKQDAPTVEPIIQKDIFEAREESLELYLAEPLEHYIVNIIMATRQPQKFSDELASWLEYGVSPRASLALERCARARAWLYERDFVSPEDIQAVAPNVLRHRLLLSYQAQAEGITSDHVINHILSQVAVP
- the fadI gene encoding acetyl-CoA C-acyltransferase FadI, producing MSHRQQVTNAKGDRIAIVTGLRTPFAKQATAFHGVSALDMGKMVVNELLSRSELDPKEIQQLVYGQVVLMPAAPNIAREIVLGTGMDVTTDAYSVTRACATSFQSTVNIAESIMTGNIDIGIAGGADSSSVVPIGVSKRLAIALVDLNKARTFSQKLAIFRRLGLKDLLPVPPAVAEFSTGLSMGQTAEQMAKTYNISRADQDALAHRSHTLATETWNAGHLAQEVMTAHVPPYKSFIERDNNIRENSSLESYAKLRPAFDRKHGTVTAATSTPLTDGASAVLLMSESRAKALGYTPIGYIKSYAFSAIDVWEDMLMGPSYATPLALKRAGMELEDLTLIEMHEAFAAQTLANMQMFGSKKFAAEKLGRNRAIGEIDMSKFNVLGGSLAYGHPFAATGTRLITQVCNELKRRGGGTGLTTACAAGGLGAAMIVEVE